One part of the Bdellovibrio sp. KM01 genome encodes these proteins:
- a CDS encoding acyl-CoA thioesterase, producing the protein MAKSSKPVSVSQVVMTQLVLPSHTNALGSVFGGTIMSWIDIAAAIAAQRHSNKDVVTASIDRINFVAPVYKGWVVNLKASVNFTSRTSMEVGVRVDAEDPKTGETFHTATAYTTFVALGANGKPIEVPGLELSSEDDKRRYNEGKARRELRLKEKRKD; encoded by the coding sequence ATGGCTAAATCTTCAAAGCCCGTCTCTGTTTCCCAAGTCGTTATGACTCAATTAGTGCTTCCCTCACATACCAATGCTTTAGGCTCTGTTTTCGGGGGTACGATCATGTCGTGGATTGATATTGCGGCGGCGATCGCAGCTCAACGTCACTCGAACAAAGACGTGGTGACGGCATCGATTGATCGTATCAACTTTGTGGCGCCAGTTTATAAAGGCTGGGTGGTGAATTTGAAGGCCAGCGTGAATTTCACTTCTCGGACATCGATGGAAGTGGGCGTTCGTGTGGATGCGGAAGACCCTAAGACGGGGGAGACGTTCCATACAGCCACGGCTTACACGACGTTTGTGGCCTTGGGTGCGAATGGTAAGCCGATTGAAGTTCCAGGCTTAGAGCTGAGCTCTGAAGACGACAAGCGCCGCTATAATGAAGGCAAGGCTCGTCGTGAATTGCGTTTAAAAGAAAAGCGCAAAGATTAA
- a CDS encoding response regulator transcription factor encodes MLRDVLIQKGLSNREAEVAELVSKGLSNKEVANQLFVTEKTVKFHLTNIYKKMNVKSRAQLIVWCLPHLGFVESEIRAENNNQSATTAQTYNNNQTQTIPAGSATVAGATTLPGGGMNRNGNSDIGMGGI; translated from the coding sequence ATGCTCAGAGATGTCCTGATTCAAAAAGGTCTTTCAAATAGAGAGGCAGAAGTTGCTGAACTTGTGTCTAAAGGCTTGTCCAACAAGGAAGTTGCGAACCAGCTTTTTGTAACTGAAAAAACAGTAAAATTTCACCTTACAAACATCTACAAAAAGATGAATGTGAAGTCTCGTGCACAATTGATCGTGTGGTGCCTTCCTCATCTTGGTTTTGTTGAGAGTGAAATCCGCGCTGAGAACAACAATCAAAGTGCAACAACTGCTCAAACTTACAACAATAACCAAACGCAAACGATCCCAGCTGGATCTGCGACTGTAGCTGGTGCTACGACTCTTCCAGGTGGCGGAATGAACCGTAATGGTAATTCTGACATCGGTATGGGTGGCATCTAA
- a CDS encoding response regulator, whose amino-acid sequence MFPNTTKFLIVDDFSTMRKIIKKVLNELGYTNVEEADDGKTALPMISAAHDAGKPYEFIISDWNMPGMQGIDLLKACKADPRFKATPFMLVTAESEQKHILEAAKAGVSDYVVKPFNSQTLKGKMERVWAKHSGTKAA is encoded by the coding sequence ATGTTTCCCAATACGACCAAATTTTTGATCGTTGACGACTTCTCAACTATGCGAAAAATCATCAAAAAAGTTCTAAACGAGCTTGGCTACACTAACGTCGAGGAAGCTGACGACGGAAAAACAGCCCTTCCGATGATTTCTGCTGCCCATGATGCGGGTAAGCCATACGAATTCATTATCTCTGACTGGAATATGCCTGGAATGCAGGGCATCGACCTTTTGAAGGCTTGTAAAGCCGACCCTCGCTTTAAAGCGACTCCATTTATGCTAGTAACTGCCGAATCTGAACAAAAGCACATCCTCGAAGCTGCAAAAGCCGGCGTTTCTGACTACGTGGTCAAACCGTTCAACTCCCAGACTCTAAAAGGGAAAATGGAACGCGTTTGGGCTAAACACTCTGGCACTAAAGCAGCTTAA
- a CDS encoding chemotaxis protein CheX produces MSAAPKVDAINPLFDKRLINAFVDGVIKTLKTIAQTDASPGKPFIEPSFVLKGEIAGMVGMVAPPLKGTLLISYGKDSIFHILENMLGEKHTEINQEVQDAVGEMTNMIYGSAKTTLNQMGYNFEMAIPTVISGKFNITQADKGATLVIPFNLPNNSTFYVEITVQ; encoded by the coding sequence ATGTCTGCAGCACCGAAAGTGGATGCTATAAATCCGCTCTTTGACAAACGTCTAATCAATGCCTTTGTTGATGGAGTTATTAAGACTCTGAAAACGATTGCTCAAACTGACGCCTCCCCAGGTAAACCATTCATCGAGCCTTCCTTCGTATTGAAGGGTGAAATCGCTGGTATGGTGGGCATGGTGGCTCCCCCTCTTAAAGGGACTCTTTTGATTTCTTACGGCAAGGATTCCATCTTCCATATTCTTGAGAATATGCTGGGTGAGAAGCACACAGAGATCAATCAAGAGGTACAAGACGCCGTTGGCGAAATGACCAACATGATTTACGGGTCTGCTAAAACGACTTTGAATCAAATGGGCTACAACTTCGAAATGGCGATCCCGACAGTCATCTCTGGTAAATTTAATATCACTCAGGCAGATAAGGGTGCGACTTTGGTGATCCCTTTCAATCTACCTAACAACTCTACGTTTTACGTGGAGATCACGGTGCAATAA